From the Plasmodium brasilianum strain Bolivian I chromosome 7, whole genome shotgun sequence genome, the window tctgttttaaaatgaaattactcaaatttaatattaatgaaaaacaaaatagagaTGTTAAAAAACTAATACACAAGGTAAtttctataaataaatatagtttGTGCAAAAAgcgtttattatatatgagcTTTTCataaagtaaatttttaaatgacaAAAGTTACAATGATTCATGTGTagttaaaacatttttttttatgccacttatttattaagttttaattcttttttaacactacttttaagaaataaaagttaaatttatttaaggttatattttgtttaggCTTAACATTCTTTAGAACAACTGTAATTACTGTTTTTACGACTtccaaaacaaaatattagaaTTGTGAATTATTGACAGTTTTTCATAGATGAAAATTAATTGTATTAGaacttaaataaaattcttcTTAATTCAatagcatattttttttttttttatcaaaatgtaaaaaagtaTGAAGATTATACACCATCATAAGTCAAAGCGTTCATTACTctaacaataaataataaaaaccaCATTATGCTATCAAATACTGCTGCAACTTTCACtgtttcaaaaatatttttctctttattttttttatttccttcttttcttttaaataatgcTTCTGAAGTAAGATAAGAATCATATTCAGACGTGTATAAACCGTTTAAATTTcgttttaataatttaaattaatatagataatatatacaaaatatctatatatatatatatatatatatatatatatttttttttttttttttttttttttaaacttatttttatgtttatgtagTTATCTTACTTATCTCTGAATGAATCTAATCATTATCCAAGTAATGTATTAGAATATCTAAAAGATCCAAAAGAAAGATCACACGAATGGAAAGTGAACAGATGGAAAAATTGGATGAACCAATTGGAGGAAGATTGGGAAGAATTCAGCGAAACTCTACAAACTGATAATAATGAGTGGATCGAAGGAAATGAAGAGAAATGGGAAATATGGTTTGaatcaattaaaaaaaaatggatacattataataaaaatttagaaaacgaatataaaaaagatatattggCGGAATCATTAACGTGGGATGAAACTATGTGGAAAGTATGGATTAATACAGAAGGAAGAGAACATATGGAGAAAGAATGGAAAACATGGATTGCAGAAAA encodes:
- a CDS encoding tryptophan-rich antigen; translation: MKLLKFNINEKQNRDVKKLIHKLSYLSLNESNHYPSNVLEYLKDPKERSHEWKVNRWKNWMNQLEEDWEEFSETLQTDNNEWIEGNEEKWEIWFESIKKKWIHYNKNLENEYKKDILAESLTWDETMWKVWINTEGREHMEKEWKTWIAEKESNMYDWVVKQWSQWKSEKIEEWVNSKWKLKEDEYWKKWEHKVKKWNKMKKMLHSKENNDWMKWKQRVEMEREQWLDWVESKDEIFINQKWKNWKKWKNNKRNIFYKWVDNYINKWIDEKKWVPLVNEVKELTKKKGR